In Rutidosis leptorrhynchoides isolate AG116_Rl617_1_P2 chromosome 6, CSIRO_AGI_Rlap_v1, whole genome shotgun sequence, the DNA window TACATCGGTTCACGGAAAAGCAATTCATATTGACTGGTCAAAGGCTCATTTTTCTTGTCAAGGCTAACGATGGATGTAGTTGAAGGTTTTGttgtatcactattattaataGGCGGTGCAGAAATTTTCAAGATTCCATTCTTCTGTAAAGCAGCTGAAGAATCTTTAGAACATTCCTGTTTAGGGATTTTCATCTTTGTTATACTTGTTGAAACATTTTCGACTTCTGTTTTCTGAACTTTACTTCTCAGATTATAATCGGGAGAATCTTTGCCACCTACAGTTAACTGATCTTTACTCCTTAAATTATAAGTTGGTGAATGGGCCTTCAGAGATGGGCCTGCAGTTTTCTGGAATTTTCTTTTCATGGCAGGTACTTGTGGCAGTTTGCTCGCTTCTGTCGCATTATCTTACGTTAGAAAGTTAACATATTTGGAAATATCCagctttaaaaatacaaatttatcaTATATGATACTTAAAAGGTTTAGGGTACGGGAAAAAAGGTGCAATTGAAGTTTCTTACCTGCTAGTTTTTCTCTGTTACTGCCTCTTGCAGGTCCAAGTTTAGCAGATCTCGTCTTACTTGTCCTTGAGTCATCCATAGAAGCAGTACAGAAAACACACACTATAGGGACAATGACAACGTTACTTTTAGACACATTAATGACACAAATAAAATATTAATGCAGTAATATAATCAGAAATAATTAAGTTAAATTACTTAAAGCACGCGCTACAAAAACTATGACCTAATTCTATCAGAGCCAATGTACCCCGCATAAAGTTACAAGCTTTTCAAAGAAAATATAGTCATTATTCAGTAGTCATGGTACTTATTTCTACTTTGCATTGAGTGAACAGATTTCAATTCAAATTCCAATAATAACACTGCTGGTCTCTGTTTTAACCCCCAAATATGTTTTAGGTTACCAGAATACAAAAGTTACATATTATAACTATTACTTATTGCGGAGTAATATAGACAAACCTATGTATACTTCTTATATATCCACATTAGTACATATGAGATAAGTTATATCCACACAATGAGTTCGATTTACAGAAATGTAATAAGATGGGGTAAGTTACTAGCATGTACCATTGGCTTATTTGATTTCCTTTAGCACCATGTAAATAACATAAAAATTCAAAATAAACAAAATGTTAAAAAAGAATAACCTAATTTGATGAAACCCTAGCTAGTGAATATGCACAAAgatatacaga includes these proteins:
- the LOC139855952 gene encoding uncharacterized protein, with amino-acid sequence MDDSRTSKTRSAKLGPARGSNREKLAEASKLPQVPAMKRKFQKTAGPSLKAHSPTYNLRSKDQLTVGGKDSPDYNLRSKVQKTEVENVSTSITKMKIPKQECSKDSSAALQKNGILKISAPPINNSDTTKPSTTSIVSLDKKNEPLTSQYELLFREPMYHIRWEGDEDMENRPFGQNCIICNKDLSGVTEDDNSESNDDYQYEDDDDDDDDDDDGDGYNDDVTPALLPAVDILPCGHAYHTECLQQGTPQESSNDPKCTFCSKMA